The following coding sequences lie in one Actinomyces capricornis genomic window:
- a CDS encoding variant leucine-rich repeat-containing protein, which yields MAATAHRPGARDSLDLTAAKDPHTSAGSLMVLAGNHPELRPVIMNNPSCSPELREWIARMPAAPAPGAGEEAPGGGARPGEVEDSLAPFGWEPSDPGLDEEPFGSVLGDPLMGSPLFDDPDEAAPSEGPDSTGASRPSSSASQGRGGRPSRAAGSRAPEGAAPAPRGGAGPSRGQAPIPPQAGALPPLPAPPAGPHAVVHPAMAAPVPQAAAPYPAPPHPGAPGWQPGTPPPLPAGPGGASLGALMEQQWGPAGAPAAGRGSGAIPAPGAGGPGGVVGPTVDAPRPRSAGHRNQTSGYGGMVAGVAIFLLVLLMRSCGG from the coding sequence ATGGCTGCCACTGCTCACCGTCCTGGTGCCCGCGACTCCCTCGACCTGACCGCCGCCAAGGACCCGCATACCTCGGCCGGTAGCCTCATGGTCCTGGCGGGCAACCACCCCGAGCTGAGGCCGGTCATCATGAACAACCCCTCCTGCTCGCCCGAGCTGCGCGAGTGGATCGCCCGCATGCCGGCGGCCCCAGCCCCCGGCGCCGGCGAGGAGGCCCCCGGTGGGGGAGCACGGCCCGGTGAGGTGGAGGACTCCCTGGCACCCTTCGGCTGGGAGCCCTCCGACCCGGGCCTGGACGAGGAGCCCTTCGGCTCGGTCCTGGGCGACCCCCTCATGGGCTCACCCCTGTTCGACGACCCGGACGAGGCAGCCCCCTCCGAGGGCCCCGACTCCACAGGCGCATCCCGCCCCTCCTCCAGTGCCTCCCAGGGGCGCGGCGGCAGGCCCTCGCGCGCTGCCGGGAGTCGGGCCCCCGAGGGCGCAGCCCCGGCGCCCAGGGGAGGGGCAGGGCCCTCGCGCGGCCAGGCGCCGATCCCGCCGCAGGCCGGAGCCCTCCCTCCCCTCCCCGCACCGCCCGCCGGCCCCCACGCCGTGGTCCACCCCGCCATGGCGGCCCCCGTGCCGCAGGCCGCCGCCCCATACCCGGCACCGCCCCACCCCGGCGCACCCGGATGGCAGCCGGGGACGCCACCGCCCCTGCCCGCCGGGCCGGGCGGGGCGAGCCTGGGCGCCCTCATGGAGCAGCAGTGGGGCCCCGCCGGCGCCCCCGCTGCCGGCCGGGGCTCCGGTGCGATACCGGCCCCCGGCGCTGGTGGCCCCGGAGGCGTCGTCGGCCCCACCGTCGACGCACCCCGCCCGCGCTCCGCGGGGCACAGGAACCAGACAAGCGGGTACGGGGGCATGGTGGCAGGGGTGGCGATCTTCCTCCTGGTCCTCCTCATGCGCAGCTGCGGGGGCTGA
- a CDS encoding metal-sensitive transcriptional regulator encodes MAGYTGSTEDHLGRLRRIEGQVRGISRMVEEDVYCIDVLTQIAAATRALQAVGLGLLEEHMSHCVLSAAQAGGTEGEAKIREASEAIARLVRS; translated from the coding sequence ATGGCTGGATACACCGGCTCCACGGAGGACCACCTGGGGCGGCTGCGCCGTATCGAGGGGCAGGTCCGGGGCATCTCGCGGATGGTTGAGGAGGACGTCTACTGCATCGACGTCCTCACCCAGATCGCCGCGGCCACTCGGGCCCTGCAGGCCGTGGGCCTGGGGCTGCTCGAGGAGCATATGAGCCACTGCGTCCTGTCCGCCGCCCAGGCGGGCGGGACCGAGGGCGAGGCCAAGATCCGCGAGGCCTCCGAGGCCATCGCCAGGCTTGTACGATCCTGA
- a CDS encoding heavy-metal-associated domain-containing protein, giving the protein MAEFTDDGIDRTTTLKVSGLTCGHCVTHITEELEAIEGVKNVSVLLNKGGQSTVTVVSDVRLSDEALAGAIDEAGDYTLDAVERDS; this is encoded by the coding sequence ATGGCTGAGTTCACCGACGACGGCATCGACCGCACCACCACCCTGAAGGTCTCGGGACTGACCTGCGGCCACTGCGTCACCCATATCACCGAGGAGCTGGAGGCCATCGAGGGGGTCAAGAACGTCTCGGTCCTGCTCAACAAGGGGGGCCAGTCCACCGTCACCGTGGTCTCCGACGTCCGCCTGTCCGACGAGGCCCTGGCGGGGGCCATCGATGAGGCGGGGGACTACACCCTGGACGCCGTCGAGCGCGACAGCTGA
- a CDS encoding heavy metal translocating P-type ATPase: protein MTCASCVARVEKKLSRLEGVSATVNLATESAHVRLLAPVSEAELIATVERAGYTASVIRRTPAPPGGATGDQAAQAEQAVQETGRRGSPTGVDDDGAAPTAPGASGGARAPEEATAAAPRPPGEPLGASHLVRAADLRRRLLVSLALSVPVMALSMLPALQFTGWQWAVAALALPVATWGAWPFHRAAWAAARHGASTMDTLVSLGVVAATAWSLWALTLGGAGQLGMRMSMSLAELLPRSQGHHPHLYFESAAWVTTFLLAGRYAEARAKHRSGDALRALLELGAKEVTRVRPGAGGARTEERISVEDLAVGDLFAVRPGEKIATDGVVVEGRSAVDASMLTGEPAPVEVEEGDAVTGATVNTSGALLVRATAVGQGTTLARIGAMVVQAQAGKAPVQRLADRISAVFVPVVLALSALTLVGWLAAGGGSQAAFTAAVAVLVIACPCALGLATPTALLVGTGRAAQLGVVIKGPEVLESTRALDTMVLDKTGTVTTGRMSLDAGAGSGLEEEWLRLAGAVESVSEHPVAAAITAGARERLGALPAVEDFSSHEGRGVSGLVEGRAVAVGRPAWLAGLGVELPEGLERAVGEAEASGATAVILAVGAGPGSDDMRAVAVLAVRDTLRPSSRRAVAQLRELGIRPILLTGDNPRAARHVASQVGIRAEDVHAGVLPGGKRDVVAALQDQGAVVGMVGDGINDAAALAQAGARGLGLAMGSGTDVAIEAADITLVRADLDAAVAAVRVSRATLRVIKQNLFWAFAYNVAAIPLAAAGLLNPMIAGAAMAASSVIVVANSLRLRRAG, encoded by the coding sequence ATGACCTGCGCCAGCTGCGTGGCCCGGGTGGAGAAGAAGCTCTCACGCCTGGAGGGCGTCAGCGCCACGGTCAACCTGGCCACCGAATCCGCCCACGTGAGGCTCTTAGCGCCGGTGAGCGAGGCCGAGCTCATCGCCACCGTTGAGAGAGCCGGCTACACCGCCTCGGTCATCCGGCGCACCCCGGCGCCGCCCGGGGGCGCCACCGGCGACCAGGCAGCACAGGCGGAGCAGGCAGTGCAGGAGACCGGGCGGAGGGGGAGCCCCACCGGCGTCGACGACGATGGGGCCGCCCCCACTGCCCCCGGCGCCTCTGGGGGCGCCCGGGCCCCTGAGGAGGCGACCGCGGCCGCTCCCCGACCGCCCGGGGAGCCCCTGGGCGCCTCGCACCTGGTGCGGGCCGCCGACCTGCGCCGTCGCCTGCTGGTCAGCCTGGCGCTGTCGGTGCCGGTGATGGCCCTGTCCATGCTGCCCGCTCTGCAGTTCACCGGCTGGCAGTGGGCGGTGGCGGCCCTGGCCCTGCCGGTGGCCACCTGGGGGGCCTGGCCCTTCCACCGGGCGGCCTGGGCGGCGGCCCGCCACGGGGCCTCCACCATGGACACCCTGGTGAGCCTGGGGGTGGTGGCGGCCACCGCCTGGAGCCTGTGGGCCCTGACACTGGGGGGCGCGGGGCAGCTGGGCATGCGCATGTCGATGAGCCTGGCGGAGCTGCTGCCGCGCTCCCAGGGCCACCACCCGCACCTGTACTTCGAGTCGGCGGCCTGGGTGACGACCTTCCTGCTGGCCGGCCGCTACGCCGAGGCCCGCGCCAAGCACCGCTCGGGCGACGCCCTGCGGGCCCTGCTGGAGCTGGGCGCCAAGGAGGTGACCCGGGTGCGCCCGGGCGCCGGCGGGGCGCGCACCGAGGAGCGCATCAGCGTGGAGGACCTGGCGGTGGGCGACCTGTTCGCGGTGCGCCCCGGGGAGAAGATCGCCACCGACGGTGTGGTGGTCGAGGGGCGCTCGGCGGTGGACGCCTCCATGCTCACCGGGGAGCCCGCGCCCGTGGAGGTCGAGGAGGGCGACGCCGTCACCGGCGCGACCGTCAACACCTCGGGGGCGCTGCTGGTGCGCGCCACCGCCGTGGGCCAGGGCACGACCCTGGCGCGCATCGGGGCGATGGTGGTGCAGGCCCAGGCCGGCAAGGCCCCCGTTCAGCGCCTGGCCGACCGCATCTCGGCGGTCTTCGTGCCGGTGGTGCTGGCGCTCTCGGCCCTGACCCTGGTGGGGTGGCTGGCCGCCGGCGGTGGCTCCCAGGCGGCCTTCACCGCGGCGGTGGCGGTCCTGGTCATCGCCTGCCCCTGCGCCCTGGGGCTGGCCACGCCCACGGCCCTGCTGGTGGGCACGGGCCGCGCCGCCCAGCTGGGGGTGGTCATCAAGGGCCCGGAGGTCCTGGAGTCCACGCGGGCCCTGGACACGATGGTGCTGGACAAGACCGGGACGGTGACCACGGGCCGGATGAGCCTGGATGCCGGGGCCGGCAGCGGCCTGGAGGAGGAGTGGCTGCGCCTGGCCGGGGCGGTGGAGTCGGTCTCGGAGCACCCGGTGGCCGCGGCGATCACGGCCGGGGCCCGCGAGCGCCTGGGGGCGCTGCCCGCCGTGGAGGACTTCTCCAGCCATGAGGGACGCGGCGTGAGCGGCCTGGTGGAGGGGCGGGCTGTGGCGGTGGGGCGCCCGGCGTGGCTGGCGGGGCTGGGGGTCGAACTCCCCGAGGGCCTGGAGCGGGCCGTGGGCGAGGCCGAGGCCTCGGGGGCCACGGCGGTGATCCTGGCCGTGGGGGCGGGACCGGGATCAGATGACATGCGGGCGGTGGCGGTGCTGGCGGTGCGCGACACGCTGCGCCCCTCCTCGCGCCGGGCCGTGGCCCAGCTGCGGGAGCTGGGCATCCGCCCCATCCTGCTCACCGGGGACAATCCGCGTGCCGCCCGGCATGTGGCGTCGCAGGTGGGCATCAGGGCCGAGGATGTGCATGCCGGGGTTCTTCCCGGCGGCAAGCGCGACGTCGTCGCCGCCCTCCAGGACCAAGGGGCCGTGGTGGGCATGGTGGGCGATGGGATCAACGATGCCGCCGCCCTGGCCCAGGCCGGGGCGCGGGGGCTGGGCCTGGCGATGGGCTCGGGCACGGATGTGGCCATTGAGGCCGCGGACATCACCCTGGTGCGGGCGGATCTGGATGCGGCGGTGGCCGCGGTGCGCGTCTCGCGCGCGACGCTGCGGGTGATCAAGCAGAACCTGTTCTGGGCCTTCGCCTACAACGTGGCGGCGATCCCGCTGGCGGCGGCCGGGCTCCTCAACCCGATGATCGCCGGGGCCGCCATGGCCGCCTCCAGCGTCATCGTGGTGGCCAACTCGCTGCGCCTGCGCCGGGCGGGCTGA